The Aggregicoccus sp. 17bor-14 genome includes a region encoding these proteins:
- a CDS encoding HEAT repeat domain-containing protein — MGFFDIFGGSGPEKALKLKSKVTQKYGDPTTRQKALQQLGEMKFPEAVSVLMSRFTVTVEPLTTDADEKEHTFELIKGFGQDAVAPVKEFLRKSDQATSWALRVLTALLPEAEVTAILLELLGQLGSQYTRTPEKKVVLLHALEGREDARIAPATLPFLEDMADDVKLAALAALGPRKYEPAREPILRLLTAEETARRVQMAALAALHQSGFGVQGFREKVQAVVQEPFFLDASGNVQRRA, encoded by the coding sequence ATGGGTTTCTTCGACATCTTCGGTGGTTCGGGTCCCGAGAAGGCCCTCAAGCTCAAGTCCAAGGTGACGCAGAAGTACGGCGACCCGACGACGCGCCAGAAGGCCCTGCAGCAGCTGGGCGAGATGAAGTTCCCGGAGGCCGTGAGCGTGCTGATGAGCCGCTTCACCGTCACCGTGGAGCCGCTCACCACGGACGCGGACGAGAAGGAGCACACCTTCGAGCTGATCAAGGGCTTCGGGCAGGACGCGGTGGCCCCGGTGAAGGAGTTCCTGCGCAAGAGCGACCAGGCCACCTCCTGGGCCCTGCGCGTGCTCACCGCGCTGCTGCCCGAGGCGGAGGTGACCGCCATCCTGCTCGAGCTGCTCGGGCAGCTGGGCAGTCAGTACACGCGCACCCCGGAGAAGAAGGTGGTGCTCCTGCACGCGCTGGAGGGGCGCGAGGACGCGCGCATCGCCCCCGCCACCCTGCCCTTCCTCGAGGACATGGCGGACGACGTGAAGCTCGCGGCGCTCGCGGCGCTGGGGCCCCGCAAGTACGAGCCGGCGCGCGAGCCCATCCTGCGCCTGCTCACCGCCGAGGAGACCGCGCGCCGCGTGCAGATGGCGGCGCTGGCGGCGCTGCACCAGAGCGGCTTCGGCGTGCAGGGCTTCCGCGAGAAGGTGCAGGCCGTGGTGCAGGAGCCCTTCTTCCTCGACGCCTCCGGGAACGTGCAGCGGCGCGCCTGA
- a CDS encoding hybrid sensor histidine kinase/response regulator produces MSREEPKRPVRSKKSPPPSNVVALRPSAPKEPAKPQRKRPARPARELPTVETEAAEAALTEMVRHLTGNAGPLEALRAQLQTVHALLQPKACYVARYDGERKQLLVEHVRGRYDARITAVSPDEGVLGRAFTTRTIQRDEDTVAVPLEGAHGVNGCLALLAPRRTASDSLLSALAGQLSAAYELARLRDDSARREKDLQTAIAGLKSLEDNRDELLGNVSHDLKNPLTTIKAYLAMLGRQKLGALSEGQAKAVQTCDRSADRMLRMVNDLLLMSRLQSGKMQLNQRAFGLKAVAEEVVRALAPQAEAARVRLTIPPCTEVFVRGDRERIAEAIAHLAEHAMHNGDADRSVELRVSTEGGLALLSVKDNGPGLSSEDLEHLFDPFFRAQPGTPRVNGGGGLALPLVAKILGLHGGRVDASSTLGEGTTLQLALPMFAGAVASPQPDVPAPSAGGILIVEDDRDCREVLQQVLEEEGYRVMTAANGAAARAILSHIRPAMVLLDLRLSEEDGRSVLRFIRGDAHLAEVAVYLISGASEVASLASAGGLERIDGFFEKPLQLPKLLDTVAAVVRPSRRSAGLP; encoded by the coding sequence ATGTCACGCGAAGAGCCCAAGCGCCCCGTCCGCTCGAAGAAGAGCCCCCCGCCCAGCAACGTCGTCGCCCTGCGGCCCTCCGCGCCGAAGGAGCCGGCGAAGCCGCAGCGGAAGCGCCCCGCGCGCCCCGCGCGCGAGCTCCCGACGGTAGAGACGGAGGCCGCCGAGGCCGCGCTCACCGAGATGGTGCGCCACCTCACCGGCAACGCAGGTCCCCTCGAGGCGCTGCGCGCGCAGCTGCAGACGGTGCACGCGCTCTTGCAGCCCAAGGCCTGCTACGTGGCGCGCTACGACGGCGAGCGCAAGCAGCTGCTCGTGGAGCACGTGCGCGGCCGCTACGACGCGCGCATCACCGCTGTGTCCCCGGACGAGGGCGTGCTGGGGCGCGCCTTCACGACGCGAACCATCCAGCGCGACGAGGACACCGTGGCGGTGCCCCTGGAGGGTGCGCACGGGGTGAACGGCTGCCTCGCGCTGCTCGCCCCGCGGCGCACGGCGAGTGACTCGCTGCTGAGCGCGCTCGCCGGTCAGCTCTCGGCGGCGTACGAGCTGGCGCGCCTGCGCGACGACAGCGCCCGGCGCGAGAAGGATCTGCAGACGGCGATCGCCGGCCTCAAGAGCCTCGAGGACAACCGCGACGAGCTGCTGGGCAACGTCTCGCACGACCTGAAGAACCCGCTCACCACCATCAAGGCGTACCTGGCGATGCTGGGGCGGCAGAAGCTGGGGGCGCTCTCCGAGGGGCAAGCCAAGGCCGTGCAGACCTGCGACCGCAGCGCCGACCGGATGCTGCGCATGGTGAACGACCTGCTGCTCATGTCGCGGCTGCAGAGCGGCAAGATGCAGCTGAACCAGCGCGCCTTCGGGCTCAAGGCGGTGGCCGAGGAGGTGGTGCGCGCGCTCGCGCCGCAGGCCGAGGCCGCGCGCGTGCGCCTCACCATCCCGCCCTGCACCGAGGTCTTCGTGCGCGGGGACCGCGAGCGCATCGCGGAAGCGATTGCCCACCTGGCCGAGCACGCGATGCACAACGGGGACGCCGACCGCAGCGTGGAGCTGCGCGTCTCCACCGAGGGCGGGCTCGCGCTCTTGAGCGTGAAGGACAACGGCCCGGGGCTCTCGTCCGAGGACCTGGAGCACCTCTTCGATCCCTTCTTCCGCGCCCAGCCGGGCACCCCCCGGGTCAACGGCGGCGGCGGGCTCGCACTGCCCCTGGTGGCCAAGATCCTGGGCCTGCACGGCGGCCGGGTGGACGCGAGCAGCACCCTGGGCGAGGGCACCACGCTGCAGCTCGCCCTGCCCATGTTCGCGGGCGCCGTGGCGAGCCCCCAGCCGGACGTGCCCGCCCCGAGCGCGGGCGGCATCCTCATCGTCGAGGACGACCGCGACTGCCGCGAGGTGCTGCAGCAGGTGCTCGAGGAGGAGGGCTACCGGGTGATGACGGCGGCGAACGGGGCCGCGGCGCGCGCCATCCTCTCGCACATCCGCCCCGCCATGGTGCTGCTGGACCTGCGCCTGAGCGAGGAGGACGGCCGCTCGGTGCTGCGCTTCATCCGCGGCGACGCGCACCTCGCGGAGGTGGCCGTGTACCTCATCTCGGGGGCCAGCGAGGTGGCCTCGCTCGCGTCTGCGGGCGGCCTCGAGCGCATCGACGGCTTCTTCGAGAAGCCCCTGCAGCTGCCCAAGCTGCTGGACACGGTGGCTGCGGTGGTGCGCCCCAGCCGCCGCTCGGCCGGGCTGCCCTGA
- the argS gene encoding arginine--tRNA ligase, which translates to MSTPVYLRYRRAFCEALAQALGLPVSDVEAQVKPAEPPHGDLSFPTFALAKQQKKAPPAIAAATAASVKVPGLEIAAAGPYVNARFAVQPFTQEVIDAARGAGLAYGGGDVGAGKTVVIDYSSPNIAKPIAFHHIRSTMIGHSLANLHRALGYRVEGINYLGDWGKQFGLVAVGFQEYGDPARRNDMAHLVEVYVKANARAEKEPAFDERARDFFRRMEAGDPEALALWQQFRDTSLADFKRIYARLGIEFEHFEGESRYQGKMDAVIDEIAKKPGVKESQGALIVDLPYAEGEPPVLLKKNDGSTLYATRDLAAAHDRWERFGFEKALYVVANDQALHFRQVFGVLKAMGREWAERLVHPGFGRVHGMSTRKGNVVLLSQVLDEAKNRALEKVKENQAAGRIHTEDAEKLAEQIGIGAIVFGDLKNRRTTDYTFDWDEMLSFEGHTGPYLQYAHARACNILLKGGGAPASYDASLLTLPEEQAVLRIIARLPVVVQEAADQLDASLVSRLLLDLAAAFSRFYTLGNQDRDKRVLVEGEEKAALRAARLALTDATRVTLAAGLTLLGVATPDTM; encoded by the coding sequence ATGAGCACTCCCGTCTATCTTCGCTACCGCCGCGCCTTCTGCGAGGCGCTCGCCCAGGCGCTCGGGCTCCCGGTCTCCGACGTCGAGGCCCAGGTGAAGCCCGCCGAGCCGCCGCACGGCGACCTCTCCTTCCCCACCTTCGCGCTCGCCAAGCAGCAGAAGAAGGCGCCGCCGGCGATTGCCGCGGCGACGGCCGCCTCCGTGAAGGTGCCGGGCCTGGAGATCGCGGCGGCGGGCCCCTACGTGAACGCGCGCTTCGCCGTGCAGCCCTTCACGCAGGAGGTCATCGACGCGGCCCGCGGCGCGGGGCTCGCGTACGGCGGGGGCGACGTGGGCGCGGGCAAGACGGTGGTCATCGACTACTCCTCGCCCAACATCGCCAAGCCCATCGCGTTCCACCACATCCGCTCGACGATGATCGGCCACAGCCTCGCGAACCTGCACCGCGCGCTGGGCTACCGGGTGGAGGGCATCAACTACCTCGGTGACTGGGGCAAGCAGTTCGGTCTCGTCGCCGTGGGCTTCCAGGAGTACGGCGACCCGGCGCGCCGCAACGACATGGCGCACCTGGTGGAGGTGTACGTCAAGGCGAACGCGCGCGCGGAGAAGGAGCCCGCGTTCGACGAGCGCGCCCGCGACTTCTTTCGCCGCATGGAGGCCGGAGACCCCGAGGCGCTCGCGCTCTGGCAGCAGTTCCGCGACACCAGCCTCGCGGACTTCAAGCGCATCTACGCGCGCCTGGGCATCGAGTTCGAGCACTTCGAGGGCGAGAGCCGCTACCAGGGCAAGATGGACGCGGTCATCGACGAGATCGCGAAGAAGCCCGGGGTGAAGGAGTCCCAGGGCGCGCTCATCGTGGACCTGCCCTATGCCGAGGGCGAGCCGCCCGTGCTGCTCAAGAAGAACGACGGCTCCACGCTCTACGCCACGCGCGACCTGGCGGCGGCGCACGACCGCTGGGAGCGCTTCGGCTTCGAGAAGGCGCTGTACGTGGTGGCCAACGACCAGGCGCTGCACTTCCGCCAGGTGTTCGGCGTGCTCAAGGCCATGGGCCGCGAGTGGGCGGAGCGGCTGGTGCACCCGGGCTTCGGGCGCGTGCACGGGATGAGCACGCGCAAGGGCAACGTGGTGCTGCTCAGCCAGGTGCTGGACGAGGCGAAGAACCGCGCCCTGGAGAAGGTGAAGGAGAACCAGGCGGCGGGCCGCATCCACACGGAGGACGCGGAGAAGCTCGCCGAGCAGATCGGCATCGGCGCGATCGTGTTCGGCGACCTGAAGAACCGCCGCACCACCGACTACACCTTCGACTGGGACGAGATGCTCAGCTTCGAGGGACACACCGGGCCCTACCTGCAGTACGCGCACGCGCGCGCCTGCAACATCCTCCTCAAGGGCGGCGGGGCGCCCGCGTCCTACGACGCGAGCCTGCTCACGCTCCCCGAGGAGCAGGCGGTGCTGCGCATCATCGCGCGGCTCCCGGTGGTGGTGCAGGAGGCGGCGGACCAGCTGGACGCGAGCCTCGTCTCGCGCCTGCTGCTGGACCTGGCGGCGGCCTTCAGCCGCTTCTACACGCTGGGCAACCAGGACCGCGACAAGCGCGTGCTGGTGGAGGGCGAGGAGAAGGCGGCGCTGCGCGCGGCGCGGCTCGCCCTGACGGATGCGACCCGGGTCACCCTTGCGGCGGGGCTCACGCTGCTGGGCGTGGCCACCCCCGACACGATGTAG
- a CDS encoding 1-acyl-sn-glycerol-3-phosphate acyltransferase, which produces MESAVVPQESREQTLKCEFGPVSRWLGARYFDGVRFAPEAEEELRGLSERGFVVHVMRSTAWINFLYLAWAMVRRGLPAVRAVVNLRPWFTRPFVRTAQRGDYDVRFTYARRQSGSGLIFLKKTALLTPEGKDITENPFPALVAMARRTDTAVFLVPELFVWEKRTSRLKPSLMDMVFGSPEAPGFVHSMVAFFRNYKRAQFRVGEPIDLQRFIRENPSDSDELIARKVRSALHHHLSRETRAVFGPPAKSTDRLIRETLRDRVLRESLEEVAKASGRRMESVEREAKRDLEAIAARPGPTALAIASPILDWVFSRIYDGIDVDERGLERALRAARGAPVVVCPSHKSHVDYLILAWVLFKRGYKPPLVAAGANLSFWPLGPFLRRAGAFFLRRSFKDDKVYAAAFRAYIKKLIHDGIHQEFFPEGGRSRTGKLLQPRLGMFSWQVDALLERANSDIIYVPVSIDYEKVVESSSYSKELAGGEKKPEDLKALLTAPKVLTARYGRIHLTFDEPVSLVELMKARGLSLDAGVDEEQKKGLVRALSNRVMYGIGKVSTVTPNALVSAALLAGSHRGTGMRRAQVGDRIRTLRRIAGEEGAPLSHILRNSPSDPEALGAIQEAGRSFASDGLIRTREVEGELLYEPVPERRPELAFYKNTLMNLLAPRSLVAHAVLAGAPASQAQVKERALFLSRLFKLEFMYRVGASFDILFTEAVEALVRMGLVLRTDDALAIAPEAHALPDLDFLAELLRDYLEAYLLAYQMLEEVAAGTVTERKGFVRAALDAGRAALQSGKLLAPEALSKPTLENALAYLLDQRLLVEEDKKLRLGPAAQDAAARAQRRAEIARFLERG; this is translated from the coding sequence GTGGAGAGCGCCGTGGTGCCCCAGGAGAGCCGCGAGCAGACCCTGAAGTGCGAGTTCGGGCCGGTGTCCCGCTGGCTCGGTGCGCGCTACTTCGACGGCGTGCGCTTCGCGCCCGAGGCCGAGGAGGAGCTGCGCGGCTTGAGCGAGCGCGGCTTCGTGGTCCACGTGATGCGCAGCACCGCGTGGATCAACTTCCTGTACCTCGCGTGGGCCATGGTGCGCCGGGGGCTGCCCGCGGTGCGCGCGGTGGTGAACCTGCGCCCCTGGTTCACCCGCCCCTTCGTGCGCACCGCGCAGCGCGGCGACTACGACGTGCGCTTCACCTACGCCCGGCGCCAGAGCGGCAGCGGCCTCATCTTCCTCAAGAAGACCGCCCTGCTCACGCCCGAGGGCAAGGACATCACCGAGAACCCCTTCCCGGCGCTGGTGGCGATGGCGCGGCGCACGGACACGGCCGTGTTCCTCGTGCCCGAGCTCTTCGTCTGGGAGAAGCGCACCAGCCGGCTCAAGCCGAGCCTCATGGACATGGTGTTCGGGAGCCCCGAGGCCCCGGGCTTCGTGCACTCGATGGTGGCCTTCTTCCGCAACTACAAGCGGGCCCAGTTCCGGGTGGGCGAGCCCATCGACCTGCAGCGCTTCATCCGCGAGAACCCGAGCGACTCGGACGAGCTCATCGCGCGCAAGGTGCGCAGCGCCCTGCACCACCACCTGTCGCGCGAGACGCGTGCGGTGTTCGGCCCTCCGGCCAAGAGCACCGACCGGCTCATCCGAGAGACCCTGCGCGACCGCGTGCTGCGCGAGAGCCTCGAGGAGGTGGCCAAGGCGAGCGGCCGCCGGATGGAGAGCGTGGAGCGAGAGGCGAAGCGCGACCTGGAGGCGATCGCCGCGCGCCCCGGTCCCACGGCGCTGGCCATCGCCTCGCCCATCCTCGACTGGGTGTTCAGCCGCATCTACGACGGCATCGACGTGGACGAGCGCGGGCTCGAGCGCGCGCTGCGGGCTGCGCGCGGCGCCCCCGTGGTGGTGTGCCCGTCGCACAAGAGCCACGTGGACTACCTCATCCTCGCGTGGGTGCTGTTCAAGCGCGGCTACAAGCCGCCGCTGGTGGCCGCCGGCGCGAACCTGAGCTTCTGGCCCCTGGGGCCGTTCCTGCGGCGCGCGGGCGCCTTCTTCCTGCGCCGCTCGTTCAAGGACGACAAGGTGTATGCGGCGGCCTTCCGCGCCTACATCAAGAAGCTCATCCACGACGGCATCCACCAGGAGTTCTTCCCGGAGGGTGGACGCTCGCGCACCGGCAAGCTGCTGCAGCCGCGCCTGGGCATGTTCAGCTGGCAGGTGGACGCGCTGCTCGAGCGCGCCAACAGCGACATCATCTACGTGCCCGTCTCCATCGACTACGAGAAGGTGGTGGAGTCCAGCTCGTACTCGAAGGAGCTCGCGGGCGGCGAGAAGAAGCCCGAGGACCTCAAGGCGCTGCTCACCGCGCCCAAGGTGCTCACCGCGCGCTACGGCCGCATCCACCTCACCTTCGACGAGCCCGTCTCGCTCGTGGAGTTGATGAAGGCGCGCGGGCTCTCGCTCGACGCCGGCGTGGACGAGGAGCAGAAGAAGGGCCTGGTGCGCGCGCTGAGCAACCGCGTGATGTACGGCATCGGGAAGGTGTCCACCGTGACGCCCAACGCGCTGGTCAGCGCCGCGCTGCTCGCGGGCTCGCACCGCGGCACCGGCATGCGCCGCGCACAGGTGGGCGACCGCATCCGCACCCTGCGCCGCATCGCCGGTGAGGAGGGCGCGCCGCTCTCGCACATCCTGCGCAACTCGCCGAGCGATCCCGAGGCGCTGGGGGCCATCCAGGAGGCGGGCCGCAGCTTTGCCTCGGACGGGCTCATCCGCACCCGCGAGGTGGAAGGAGAGCTGCTCTACGAGCCGGTGCCCGAGCGCCGCCCCGAGCTGGCCTTCTACAAGAACACGCTGATGAACCTGCTCGCGCCCCGCAGCCTCGTGGCGCACGCAGTGCTCGCGGGCGCCCCCGCCTCGCAGGCCCAGGTGAAGGAGCGCGCGCTGTTCCTCTCGCGCCTCTTCAAGCTCGAGTTCATGTACCGGGTGGGCGCGAGCTTCGACATCCTCTTCACCGAGGCCGTCGAGGCCCTGGTGCGCATGGGCCTGGTGCTGCGCACCGACGACGCGCTCGCCATCGCGCCCGAGGCGCACGCCCTGCCGGACCTGGACTTCCTGGCGGAGCTGCTTCGCGACTACCTCGAGGCCTACCTGCTCGCGTACCAGATGCTGGAGGAGGTGGCGGCGGGAACGGTCACCGAGCGCAAGGGCTTCGTGCGCGCCGCGCTGGATGCGGGCCGCGCCGCGCTGCAGTCGGGCAAGCTGCTCGCGCCCGAGGCGCTGTCCAAGCCCACGCTGGAGAACGCGCTCGCGTACCTCCTCGACCAGCGGCTGCTGGTGGAGGAGGACAAGAAGCTGCGGCTCGGTCCGGCCGCGCAGGACGCCGCGGCGCGCGCCCAGCGCCGCGCAGAGATCGCCCGCTTCCTCGAGCGCGGCTGA
- a CDS encoding type II CAAX endopeptidase family protein codes for MDELPSSPSAPEPPGLVRVRSARWLAVLSTLIVLVLYGTVGFAVQSLNIPFGLWFTEVFVFLAVGWVMLRRTGRPPVAYTHLEPRGWGLLAFGFALGLANFFAFVVPIQFAAQALAPESWKVMDVSQIFRGQTSLELALIIGAVSIAAPVCEEFFFRGVLQQGLMPPAFSPQRAVLLTAVVFSAFHMDPVGFLARVELGMLFGLLLLRTGSLWPGIAAHSANNLISTLLYFAAERVGAGAKVQAQAEAASPLMQVLAPVVMVLLGMACFFGLLLAARRHPSFWRPGSPERVAAEALPAPSLARLIAPWVLAATAAIGGLVLVDSRGLELQQVDLRIPLQPLADDAPDAAQAERTALRELRAKVRRGEAPLSEYRTERARLKERERGAALH; via the coding sequence GTGGATGAGCTCCCCTCCAGCCCCTCCGCGCCAGAGCCCCCCGGGCTCGTGCGCGTGCGCAGCGCGCGGTGGCTCGCGGTGCTCTCGACGCTCATCGTCCTGGTGCTCTACGGGACGGTGGGCTTCGCGGTGCAGTCGCTGAACATCCCCTTCGGGCTGTGGTTCACCGAGGTCTTCGTCTTCCTCGCGGTGGGCTGGGTGATGCTGCGCCGCACCGGGCGGCCTCCCGTGGCCTACACGCACCTCGAGCCGCGGGGTTGGGGGCTCCTGGCATTCGGCTTCGCCCTGGGGCTCGCCAACTTCTTCGCCTTCGTGGTGCCCATCCAGTTCGCCGCGCAGGCGCTCGCGCCCGAGTCCTGGAAGGTGATGGACGTGAGCCAGATCTTCCGGGGACAGACCTCCCTGGAGCTCGCGCTGATCATCGGCGCGGTGAGCATCGCCGCGCCGGTGTGCGAGGAGTTCTTCTTCCGCGGCGTGCTGCAGCAGGGCCTCATGCCGCCGGCCTTCTCGCCCCAGCGCGCCGTGCTCCTCACCGCCGTGGTCTTCAGCGCGTTCCACATGGACCCCGTGGGCTTCCTCGCCCGCGTGGAGCTGGGCATGCTGTTCGGCCTGCTGCTGTTGCGCACCGGCTCGCTGTGGCCGGGCATCGCCGCGCACTCGGCGAACAACCTCATCTCCACCCTGCTCTACTTCGCTGCCGAGCGCGTCGGCGCCGGAGCGAAGGTGCAGGCGCAGGCCGAGGCGGCGTCCCCCCTCATGCAGGTGCTCGCGCCCGTGGTCATGGTGCTGCTGGGCATGGCCTGCTTCTTCGGGCTGCTGCTCGCTGCGCGCCGGCATCCGTCCTTCTGGCGCCCCGGCTCCCCGGAGCGGGTCGCCGCCGAGGCGCTGCCTGCGCCCTCGCTCGCGCGGCTCATCGCACCGTGGGTGCTCGCGGCGACCGCGGCCATCGGGGGGCTGGTGCTCGTGGACTCCCGGGGCCTGGAGCTGCAGCAGGTGGACCTGCGCATCCCGCTGCAGCCGCTCGCGGACGATGCGCCGGACGCGGCGCAGGCCGAGCGCACGGCGCTGCGGGAGCTGCGCGCAAAGGTGCGCCGCGGGGAGGCGCCCCTGAGCGAGTACCGCACCGAGCGCGCGCGGCTGAAGGAGCGCGAGCGCGGGGCGGCGCTGCACTGA
- a CDS encoding DUF5818 domain-containing protein, with the protein MKLSGRVVFRDIETGVWVLEADDGRTYALAGGDRGLKKDGKRVEIDGEVDRGGVTAAMVGPLLRVNGYRFT; encoded by the coding sequence ATGAAGCTCAGCGGGCGGGTGGTGTTCCGGGACATCGAGACGGGCGTCTGGGTGCTCGAGGCTGACGACGGCCGCACCTACGCGCTGGCCGGGGGAGATCGCGGCCTGAAGAAGGACGGCAAGCGCGTGGAGATCGACGGCGAGGTGGACCGAGGCGGCGTCACCGCCGCCATGGTCGGTCCGCTGCTGCGCGTGAACGGCTACCGCTTCACGTAA
- a CDS encoding S8 family peptidase, with amino-acid sequence MAWTTTRWTRAGTVGAVAALALAACGGAHKEPPRAAYHPERDASALKGSQVAGGIVVDFKDGTTKEQFDAWEREWGVDLEFNSVEGPRSGITLAVGVPDVDAVLERIRQNPAVESAEPLTVYTLPPEAEASDADAAPRPGFRDDEGGFVPNDPDYARQWNLRMIHMPRAWEQSRGKGVIVAVLDTGVAYEDYQDFHRVPDLRTTRFAKGYDFVNDDTHADDDHGHGTHVAGTIAQSTNNGEGVAGVAFDATIMPVKVLNHFGAGTSADIADAIRFAADNGAKVINLSLGGGWHSAAVANAVDFARKKGATVVAAAGNGSRAHVEFPAAYPGVIGVSAVDPEGKLAFYSSWGPEVDLAAPGGDKRAGPHGGILQNTVDPRDPSKSIYAAYQGTSMATPHVSGVAALLYAAGAETPEQVEQALYAGAQKVEGGDAERYGHGLLDAQGALAALRQQAPPTAWQPLAWSAALLALVLLTLGGRERPGYFNILLRPTFLLPLLLATVGVFFLRNHVSGDTVSTLTLPMPDWQRIIFGRGKLANPLFYSSLLPLVASLLAIRLRGLRPVVGGLALGFAGFLAYAAWSRAPGLAYLPFAFLAVPWLVLNTLSCVFIARAMLKREAA; translated from the coding sequence ATGGCGTGGACGACGACGCGGTGGACCCGGGCAGGGACGGTGGGGGCAGTGGCGGCGCTGGCGCTGGCGGCCTGTGGAGGCGCGCACAAGGAGCCGCCCAGGGCCGCCTACCACCCCGAGCGCGATGCGAGCGCCCTGAAGGGCTCGCAGGTCGCGGGCGGCATCGTCGTGGACTTCAAGGACGGCACCACGAAGGAGCAGTTCGACGCCTGGGAGCGCGAGTGGGGCGTGGACCTCGAGTTCAACTCGGTGGAGGGGCCGCGCTCCGGCATCACGCTCGCCGTCGGCGTGCCGGACGTGGACGCGGTGCTCGAGCGCATCCGCCAGAACCCGGCGGTCGAGTCCGCCGAGCCGCTCACCGTGTACACCCTTCCGCCCGAGGCCGAGGCGTCGGACGCCGATGCGGCGCCCCGCCCGGGCTTTCGCGACGACGAGGGCGGCTTCGTCCCCAATGATCCCGACTACGCGCGCCAGTGGAACCTGCGGATGATCCACATGCCGCGCGCCTGGGAGCAGAGCCGCGGCAAGGGAGTCATCGTCGCGGTGCTCGACACCGGCGTGGCCTACGAGGACTACCAGGACTTCCACCGGGTGCCGGACCTGCGCACCACGCGCTTCGCGAAGGGCTACGACTTCGTGAACGACGACACGCACGCGGATGACGACCACGGCCACGGCACGCACGTGGCCGGCACCATCGCCCAGAGCACCAACAACGGCGAGGGCGTGGCGGGCGTGGCCTTCGACGCGACGATCATGCCGGTGAAGGTGCTCAACCACTTCGGCGCTGGCACCTCGGCGGACATCGCGGACGCCATCCGCTTCGCTGCGGACAACGGCGCCAAGGTGATCAACCTCTCGCTGGGCGGTGGCTGGCACTCGGCCGCGGTGGCCAACGCCGTCGACTTCGCGCGCAAGAAGGGCGCCACGGTGGTGGCCGCCGCCGGCAACGGCTCGCGCGCGCACGTGGAGTTCCCCGCGGCCTATCCGGGCGTCATCGGCGTGAGCGCGGTGGACCCGGAGGGCAAGCTCGCCTTCTACTCGTCCTGGGGCCCCGAGGTGGACCTCGCGGCGCCTGGCGGCGACAAGCGCGCGGGGCCGCACGGCGGCATCCTGCAGAACACCGTGGACCCGAGGGACCCCTCGAAGTCCATCTACGCGGCGTACCAGGGCACCAGCATGGCCACGCCGCACGTCTCGGGCGTCGCCGCGCTGCTCTACGCCGCCGGCGCCGAGACGCCCGAGCAGGTGGAGCAGGCGCTCTATGCGGGCGCCCAGAAGGTGGAGGGCGGCGACGCCGAGCGCTACGGGCACGGCCTCCTGGATGCACAGGGGGCGCTCGCGGCCCTGCGCCAGCAGGCGCCTCCGACCGCGTGGCAGCCGCTGGCCTGGAGTGCGGCCCTGCTCGCGCTGGTGCTGCTCACCCTGGGCGGCCGCGAGCGTCCCGGCTACTTCAACATCCTGCTCCGGCCCACCTTCCTGCTGCCGCTGCTGCTCGCCACGGTGGGGGTGTTCTTCCTGCGCAACCACGTCTCGGGGGACACGGTGAGCACGCTCACGCTGCCCATGCCGGACTGGCAGCGGATCATCTTCGGCCGCGGCAAGCTCGCGAACCCGCTCTTCTACAGCTCGCTGCTGCCGCTGGTGGCCTCGCTGCTCGCCATCCGGCTGCGCGGCCTGCGCCCGGTGGTCGGGGGCCTGGCGCTGGGCTTCGCGGGCTTCCTCGCCTACGCGGCGTGGTCTCGGGCGCCGGGGCTCGCGTACCTGCCCTTCGCGTTCCTCGCGGTGCCGTGGCTCGTGCTCAACACGCTCTCCTGCGTCTTCATCGCGCGGGCCATGCTCAAGCGGGAGGCCGCATGA
- a CDS encoding alpha/beta hydrolase, with the protein MVLKGQFLERSTLIPVDTGAGPASEVMEGTAHRGERQPPLLILPPRPEEGGGMDHVLAAELAFAAARAGHATLRFNYRGVGASQGARGDQEALGRDAAAALDVALENARGPAAALAALHGSAPVALALLARRAEPCALALVEPRDVPLGALARVRVPLLVIAWAGGDRRESAAMAEAVSEAGGRLELVSDAAPTFPRNLPVIGHLVAEWLQRLSGAPDITS; encoded by the coding sequence ATGGTGCTCAAGGGCCAGTTCCTGGAGCGCTCCACCCTCATCCCCGTGGACACCGGCGCGGGTCCGGCCTCCGAGGTCATGGAGGGCACCGCCCACCGGGGCGAGCGCCAGCCGCCGCTGCTCATCCTGCCGCCGCGCCCGGAGGAGGGGGGCGGCATGGACCACGTCCTCGCCGCCGAGCTCGCCTTCGCGGCGGCCCGCGCGGGCCACGCGACCCTGCGCTTCAACTACCGCGGCGTCGGGGCGAGCCAGGGTGCGCGCGGCGACCAGGAGGCGCTCGGCCGGGACGCCGCGGCAGCGCTGGACGTGGCGCTCGAGAACGCGCGCGGCCCCGCGGCCGCCCTCGCCGCCCTGCACGGCAGCGCTCCGGTCGCCCTCGCGCTCCTCGCGCGCCGCGCCGAGCCCTGCGCGCTCGCCCTCGTCGAGCCCCGGGACGTGCCCCTGGGGGCCCTGGCGCGCGTGCGGGTGCCGCTCCTGGTCATCGCCTGGGCGGGCGGCGACCGGCGCGAGAGCGCAGCCATGGCGGAGGCGGTGTCCGAGGCGGGGGGCCGCCTGGAGCTCGTCTCCGACGCCGCCCCCACCTTCCCCAGGAACCTGCCCGTCATCGGACACCTCGTCGCCGAGTGGCTGCAGCGCCTGAGCGGCGCGCCTGACATAACCTCCTGA